From Nymphaea colorata isolate Beijing-Zhang1983 chromosome 6, ASM883128v2, whole genome shotgun sequence, a single genomic window includes:
- the LOC116255971 gene encoding GDSL esterase/lipase At1g71691-like, which produces MQRQPRDNPRNCHHLISFTRLPTTMFILFSILLILSRFSTATTESNVKAMFVFGDSIVDCGNNDFLDTYAKCNYFPYGVDFILRATGRCTNGRTPADFLGLFLGLPHFLPAFYDPQTRGSSILAGVNYASGASGILDSTRQSLNVTSLSHQIANFGETTLPDLKSQLNGSFALSSYLSQSIFFFLIGGGDYMASCTTSSGVAVECDLQKLTELLIRNYTHHLMKAYDLGARKFVVFNLLQTGCDPYFKQRNNGSCVDLLNEGSTLFNNALRPALENLSEDLPGFSFVYINMSGIINVIIDDPTTYGLKLTNESCCFFNAASVTESLCVEGDEACPDRSIYAYYDGLHLTEKLYMHLSAKAYSSDLQTEAYPFNVEVLANLDISLMLTGAPSFHTHDQ; this is translated from the exons ATGCAGAGACAACCCAGAGACAACCCAAGGAACTGCCACCACCTAATTTCCTTCACCCGCCTTCCAACCACCATGTTCATTCTCTTCTCGATCTTGCTCATTCTCTCCAGATTCTCCACAGCGACTACTGAAAGCAATGTCAAAGCAATGTTCGTATTCGGGGATTCAATCGTTGATTGTGGGAACAACGATTTTTTGGATACATACGCGAAATGCAATTACTTTCCGTATGGGGTAGATTTTATATTGCGTGCAACAGGTAGGTGCACCAATGGAAGAACCCCGGCTGACTTTCTGGGACTGTTCTTGGGCCTGCCTCATTTCCTGCCGGCTTTCTACGACCCTCAAACCAGAGGAAGCTCCATTCTCGCCGGAGTAAACTATGCGTCAGGTGCTTCGGGCATCCTTGATTCCACTCGCCAAAGT CTAAATGTCACATCTTTGAGCCACCAAATTGCGAACTTTGGGGAAACAACGCTACCGGATTTGAAATCTCAATTGAATGGGAGTTTTGCACTGTCTTCCTATCTCTCTCAGAGtatattcttcttcttgattggAGGAGGCGATTACATGGCAAGCTGCACCACATCATCAGGCGTGGCTGTAGAGTGTGACTTGCAGAAACTAACAGAATTGCTCATTCGAAATTACACCCACCACCTCATG AAAGCATATGACTTGGGGGCACGAAAATTCGTGGTATTTAATCTCCTGCAAACTGGTTGTGATCCTTATTTTAAACAACGCAACAATGGATCATGTGTGGATTTACTAAATGAGGGATCCACTTTGTTCAACAATGCACTCAGGCCCGCTCTAGAAAATCTGAGTGAAGACTTGCctggtttttcttttgtctacATCAACATGTCGGGAATCATCAATGTGATAATCGATGATCCAACTACCTATG GATTAAAGCTGACCAATGAAAGTTGCTGCTTCTTCAACGCGGCCAGTGTAACTGAGTCATTATGTGTTGAAGGTGATGAAGCATGCCCAGATAGGAGCATCTACGCCTATTACGATGGGTTACACCTCACAGAAAAGCTTTACATGCACTTGTCGGCAAAAGCATATTCGTCGGATCTCCAAACTGAAGCCTATCCCTTCAATGTTGAAGTGCTAGCCAACCTTGATATCTCACTGATGCTTACAGGGGCGCCATCATTTCATACCCATGACCAATAA